In Sphingomonas sp. SUN019, one genomic interval encodes:
- a CDS encoding type II toxin-antitoxin system VapC family toxin: MILLDTQVLVWLVGDDRRLGREARSSIKRDTERRVSAMVSWEIAMLVDKGRFTLEMPLGSWLDTSIRSVGAYEAAVTGAMARDAGSLPGRIHGDPCDRIMIATARALSCALVTSDEKILHYAAQGHLTAIDARR, from the coding sequence ATGATCCTGCTCGACACGCAGGTTTTGGTCTGGCTGGTCGGTGATGATCGGCGGCTGGGCAGAGAGGCAAGATCATCGATCAAACGCGATACTGAGCGCAGGGTGTCGGCGATGGTTTCATGGGAAATCGCGATGCTGGTCGACAAGGGACGGTTTACGCTGGAAATGCCGCTTGGCTCCTGGCTCGATACGAGCATTCGTAGCGTCGGCGCATACGAGGCCGCAGTGACGGGCGCGATGGCGCGCGATGCAGGTAGTCTGCCGGGAAGAATTCACGGTGATCCGTGTGATCGCATCATGATCGCGACGGCGCGGGCGTTGTCCTGTGCGCTTGTCACTTCCGATGAAAAGATTCTCCATTATGCCGCGCAAGGGCATTTGACGGCGATCGACGCGCGGCGCTGA
- a CDS encoding type II toxin-antitoxin system Phd/YefM family antitoxin yields the protein MGKMVPATEFKAKCLGLIDEMERNGESLTITRRGKASITLMAQREQAPRIASIFGCMKGTFTVHGNLDEPIDPDWEAKWEAKWDERGLPAPPGDQR from the coding sequence ATGGGCAAGATGGTTCCGGCGACCGAATTCAAGGCAAAATGCCTTGGACTGATCGACGAGATGGAGCGCAACGGTGAATCGTTGACAATAACGCGGCGCGGGAAAGCGTCGATCACGCTTATGGCGCAACGCGAGCAAGCGCCGCGCATCGCCAGCATCTTCGGTTGTATGAAGGGCACGTTCACCGTGCACGGGAATCTCGACGAACCGATCGATCCTGATTGGGAAGCGAAATGGGAAGCGAAGTGGGACGAGCGCGGCTTGCCCGCACCGCCAGGTGATCAGCGCTGA